In Acaryochloris marina S15, a single genomic region encodes these proteins:
- a CDS encoding DUF561 domain-containing protein, producing MHPHLQSALAQCRAIKIISGLNNFDTTHVTAVVKAAEQGGATFVDIAADPNLIRTVRQSIQLPICVSAVEPEKFVEAVAAGADLIEIGNFDSFYAQGRQFNAKEVLELTYQTRALLPTIPLSVTVPHILELDQQVQLAHDLVKAGANLIQTEGGTSSDPSHSGTLGLMEKAAPTLAAAYEISRSVDIPVLCASGLSNVTAPLAIAAGASGIGVGSAINRLNDPLAMVAAVRSLVESLPQSVNRPAVG from the coding sequence ATGCATCCTCACTTGCAATCAGCTTTGGCCCAATGCCGTGCCATCAAGATTATCAGTGGCTTAAATAACTTCGATACAACCCATGTCACTGCTGTGGTAAAAGCTGCTGAACAAGGTGGAGCCACCTTTGTTGATATTGCTGCCGACCCTAATCTGATCCGCACAGTCCGACAATCAATCCAATTACCCATTTGTGTATCCGCCGTAGAACCAGAGAAATTTGTCGAAGCCGTTGCTGCAGGCGCAGATCTAATCGAAATTGGTAACTTTGATAGCTTTTATGCCCAAGGGCGTCAGTTCAATGCAAAGGAAGTCTTAGAACTGACCTATCAAACCAGAGCCTTACTACCTACCATTCCTTTATCTGTAACCGTCCCTCACATTTTGGAATTGGATCAACAGGTCCAGCTAGCTCATGACCTAGTAAAAGCAGGAGCCAATCTGATTCAAACAGAAGGGGGCACCAGCAGTGATCCAAGTCATTCAGGCACGTTAGGATTGATGGAGAAAGCAGCCCCCACCTTAGCGGCTGCCTATGAAATCTCCCGGTCCGTTGATATTCCAGTGCTTTGTGCCTCCGGTTTATCCAATGTCACAGCCCCCTTAGCGATTGCCGCAGGAGCCTCGGGGATTGGGGTTGGTTCAGCCATCAATCGACTGAATGATCCCTTAGCAATGGTTGCAGCCGTCCGAAGTTTAGTGGAATCCCTCCCACAATCCGTTAATCGGCCTGCGGTTGGATAA
- a CDS encoding histidine triad nucleotide-binding protein, whose protein sequence is MSQAPETIFSKIIRREIPADIVYEDEFAIAFRDVSPQAPIHILVIPKKPIPRLSESEQEDETLLGHLLKVVQQVAVQEKLDQGFRVVINNGEDGGQTVDHLHLHLLGGRSLNWPPG, encoded by the coding sequence ATGAGTCAAGCGCCTGAAACGATTTTTAGCAAGATTATCCGTCGCGAAATTCCCGCAGATATCGTTTATGAAGACGAGTTTGCGATCGCATTCCGAGACGTCAGTCCTCAAGCACCGATCCACATTTTGGTTATTCCCAAAAAGCCCATCCCCCGTTTATCAGAATCTGAACAGGAAGATGAGACTTTACTGGGCCATCTTTTAAAGGTAGTTCAACAAGTGGCAGTCCAAGAAAAGCTGGATCAGGGGTTTCGGGTTGTGATTAACAACGGTGAAGACGGCGGTCAAACTGTTGATCATTTACATCTGCATCTTCTAGGGGGACGCTCACTAAATTGGCCACCCGGATAA
- the purD gene encoding phosphoribosylamine--glycine ligase, with product MNILVIGSGGREHALAWSLLRSQTVHQVYCLPGNGGTATLTNCQNIDISEEDFTAIGQFAQSHDIALVVVGPEAPLASGITDALQLFNIPVFGPTQAGAQLEASKTWAKTLMTEAGIPTAKAQTFTDADAAQAYIQAEGAPIVIKADGLAAGKGVTVALTLDEAFNAVNEAFSGKFGEAGQTVLIEEYLTGQEVSVLALADGKTIKPLVPAQDHKPIGEGDTGPNTGGMGAYAPVPWVTPKLMQRVETEILQPTLTALQHQGIDYRGVVYAGLIITPTGEPKVIEFNCRFGDPETQAVLSLLATPLDQLLLACTQQRLAEIDIQWQSGFSACVVLASGGYPGSYQKGLPISGIAKAEAQRVTVFHAGTQLKNQAIVTSGGRVLAVTGQGSTFEEALKTVYQAIPSIQFEGCYYRQDIGQRTININLD from the coding sequence GTGAATATCTTAGTGATTGGCAGTGGTGGTCGCGAGCATGCGTTGGCGTGGTCCTTGTTGCGATCGCAAACGGTGCATCAGGTGTATTGCTTACCCGGGAATGGCGGTACCGCTACCCTTACTAACTGCCAAAACATTGATATTTCCGAGGAAGACTTTACTGCTATCGGTCAATTTGCCCAATCTCATGACATTGCCCTAGTGGTTGTGGGGCCAGAAGCGCCACTGGCCTCAGGGATTACTGATGCCCTGCAACTGTTTAATATTCCTGTTTTTGGTCCCACCCAAGCCGGTGCCCAACTCGAAGCCAGCAAAACCTGGGCCAAAACTTTAATGACCGAGGCTGGAATCCCTACGGCCAAAGCTCAAACCTTTACCGATGCTGACGCAGCCCAGGCCTATATTCAGGCGGAGGGTGCTCCGATTGTGATTAAGGCCGATGGTCTGGCCGCAGGCAAAGGAGTGACCGTTGCCCTCACCCTGGATGAAGCTTTCAACGCAGTGAATGAAGCTTTCTCGGGCAAATTTGGTGAAGCGGGCCAGACGGTGCTGATTGAAGAATATCTCACGGGTCAAGAAGTCTCAGTTTTAGCCCTGGCAGATGGCAAAACCATTAAGCCGCTGGTCCCTGCTCAAGACCATAAGCCCATTGGAGAAGGAGATACGGGGCCAAATACCGGCGGCATGGGAGCCTACGCCCCTGTGCCCTGGGTGACACCTAAATTGATGCAGCGAGTAGAGACAGAAATTCTCCAACCCACTTTGACTGCACTCCAACACCAAGGCATTGATTATCGAGGGGTTGTGTATGCAGGCCTGATTATTACTCCAACAGGCGAGCCCAAAGTAATCGAATTTAACTGTCGGTTTGGGGATCCTGAGACCCAAGCGGTCTTAAGTCTTCTCGCTACTCCTTTAGATCAGCTACTCCTGGCCTGTACCCAACAGAGATTGGCTGAAATTGATATTCAGTGGCAGTCAGGCTTTTCAGCCTGTGTCGTATTGGCGTCTGGGGGGTATCCTGGCAGTTACCAAAAAGGTTTGCCGATTTCCGGTATTGCTAAGGCCGAAGCTCAAAGGGTGACAGTCTTTCACGCAGGTACCCAATTGAAAAACCAAGCCATTGTCACTAGTGGCGGTCGAGTATTAGCTGTGACTGGACAAGGGAGTACCTTTGAAGAAGCTCTAAAAACCGTCTATCAGGCAATACCGTCCATTCAATTTGAGGGTTGCTACTACCGCCAAGATATTGGTCAACGCACCATCAATATCAATTTGGACTAA
- a CDS encoding single-stranded DNA-binding protein: protein MNTCVLMAEITKAPQLRYTQDGQTAISEMWVQFQPLRSGDPMCTIKVTGWGNLAQQIQEQFHEGDQVIIEGRLGMNTIDRPEGFKEKQAELTASRIHTTDMSISASAAPAASPAPARPPAPAAAAAPAAIPAPPAPPQAEAEPNYDDIPF, encoded by the coding sequence ATGAATACTTGTGTCTTAATGGCAGAGATTACCAAAGCCCCGCAACTGCGATATACCCAGGATGGACAAACGGCCATCTCCGAAATGTGGGTGCAGTTCCAACCCTTACGCTCCGGCGATCCCATGTGCACCATCAAAGTGACGGGATGGGGTAATTTGGCCCAACAAATTCAAGAACAGTTTCACGAAGGCGATCAAGTCATTATTGAGGGTCGCTTGGGTATGAATACCATCGACCGTCCCGAAGGCTTCAAAGAGAAGCAAGCTGAACTGACGGCATCTCGAATTCATACCACTGATATGTCCATCAGTGCTAGTGCTGCCCCCGCGGCATCCCCTGCACCTGCTCGTCCTCCGGCTCCGGCGGCGGCAGCAGCACCTGCGGCTATTCCAGCACCTCCTGCTCCACCCCAAGCAGAAGCAGAACCCAATTATGATGACATTCCCTTCTAG
- a CDS encoding mannose-1-phosphate guanyltransferase has product MRAVLMAGGEGTRLRPLTCDLPKPMVPILNRPIAEHIVNLLKHHQIYEIIATLYYLPDVMRDYFRDGSDFGVQMTYGIEEEQALGTAGCVKNISALLTHTFLVISGDCITDFDLTAAIQFHQEKGSKATLVLARVPNPMEFGVVITDEEDRICRFLEKPSTSEVFSDTVNTGIYILEPEVLDYLPSDQPTDFSKDLFPLLLEKDEPMFGYVADGYWCDVGSLDSYREAQYDALQGKVQIEFAYQEVKPRLWMGQNIHIDPDAKLHPPILIGDNCRIGPRANIESGTVVGDNVTIGNDADLKRPIIWNGVLIGEEAHLRACVIARGARVDRRAHVLEGAVVGALSTVGEEAQVSPGVRVWPSKLIEPGAALNINLIWGNTAPRNLFGQRGVAGLANVDITPEFAVKLGAAYASTLKPDSQITISRDQRSISRMVSRSLISGIMSVGIDVQNLEATALPIARCVPRNALVVGGVHVRIHPDRSDFILIEFFDEQGINISKTKEKKIEGAYFKEDFRRAPIGEIGGITYPGVLLDDYAQIFEKWLNTTVVREGDFKVVIDYVYAVSGAVLPRLLSKFGCDAVVLNASLRTKGPTPEQREELLTQLGPVVEALKANFGVQVAANGEQLLLVDETGSAIRGEQLTALMVEIILTANPRGTVVVPVHTSSAVEQIARRHDATVIRTKVNPTALMETCWTNPNVVLGGSADTGFIFPQLHPGFDAMFSIAKLIEILTLQQKSLGQLKADLPRIFHRTQTVRCPWNRKGALMRYLVETHPAETLELIDGVKVKDPASDNWTLILPDASEPLVHIFANGGDREWVDATLREYRQRIQEFTERDPDLENNLEES; this is encoded by the coding sequence ATGAGAGCCGTACTCATGGCCGGTGGGGAAGGGACTCGGTTACGACCGCTAACCTGCGATCTACCCAAGCCGATGGTACCTATTCTCAATCGACCGATTGCCGAACATATCGTTAATCTGCTCAAGCACCATCAGATCTACGAAATCATTGCTACGCTCTATTATCTCCCTGATGTCATGCGGGACTATTTCCGCGATGGGTCCGACTTTGGCGTACAGATGACCTATGGTATCGAAGAAGAACAGGCCTTGGGAACTGCAGGCTGCGTCAAAAATATTTCTGCCCTGCTAACCCATACATTCCTGGTGATTAGCGGCGACTGCATCACCGATTTCGATTTAACCGCCGCTATTCAGTTTCATCAAGAGAAAGGATCTAAAGCAACCCTAGTACTAGCCCGCGTTCCAAATCCAATGGAATTTGGGGTGGTGATTACGGACGAAGAGGATCGAATTTGCCGCTTCTTAGAAAAGCCCTCCACCAGTGAAGTTTTTTCCGATACGGTCAATACCGGTATCTACATCCTTGAACCAGAGGTTTTAGACTACCTACCCAGCGATCAACCCACTGACTTTTCCAAGGACTTGTTTCCTCTGCTCCTAGAAAAGGATGAACCGATGTTTGGCTACGTCGCCGATGGGTATTGGTGTGATGTCGGCAGTTTAGACTCCTACCGGGAAGCTCAGTATGATGCCCTACAAGGGAAAGTCCAGATTGAATTTGCCTATCAGGAAGTGAAGCCAAGGCTGTGGATGGGACAAAACATCCATATTGATCCAGATGCGAAACTTCATCCCCCCATCCTGATTGGAGACAATTGTCGGATTGGACCCCGAGCCAATATAGAATCCGGAACCGTCGTGGGGGACAACGTCACCATTGGCAATGATGCAGATCTAAAACGGCCGATTATCTGGAATGGAGTCTTAATTGGCGAAGAAGCCCATCTCCGAGCTTGTGTCATCGCCCGGGGTGCTCGGGTAGATCGACGGGCCCATGTCCTAGAAGGGGCAGTGGTTGGGGCTCTATCAACAGTGGGAGAAGAAGCTCAAGTTAGTCCTGGGGTGCGAGTATGGCCCAGTAAGCTGATCGAACCCGGTGCGGCCCTCAATATCAACTTAATTTGGGGGAATACTGCCCCCCGAAATCTTTTTGGTCAAAGGGGCGTCGCAGGTTTAGCGAATGTAGACATTACGCCAGAATTTGCTGTTAAGCTCGGTGCGGCCTATGCCTCGACCCTTAAACCGGATTCTCAGATCACGATTTCTCGTGATCAGCGCAGTATTTCTCGGATGGTTTCCCGATCCTTAATCTCCGGCATCATGTCCGTGGGCATCGATGTCCAGAATCTAGAGGCAACCGCATTACCGATTGCCCGCTGTGTCCCTCGAAATGCTCTAGTGGTGGGCGGGGTTCATGTGCGGATTCATCCCGATCGATCTGACTTTATCCTGATTGAATTTTTTGATGAGCAAGGCATCAACATTTCCAAAACCAAGGAAAAGAAAATTGAAGGAGCCTACTTCAAAGAAGATTTTCGGCGAGCTCCCATTGGAGAAATTGGTGGCATTACCTATCCCGGCGTTTTATTAGATGATTACGCCCAAATTTTCGAAAAGTGGCTGAATACCACCGTTGTTCGAGAAGGTGACTTTAAGGTGGTCATCGACTATGTCTATGCCGTATCGGGTGCTGTATTACCGCGATTGCTCAGCAAATTTGGCTGTGATGCCGTGGTTCTAAATGCCAGTTTGCGAACGAAAGGCCCCACCCCAGAACAGCGGGAAGAATTACTCACTCAGTTAGGCCCTGTTGTTGAAGCCTTGAAGGCCAATTTTGGGGTCCAAGTGGCGGCCAATGGTGAACAGCTTTTACTGGTAGATGAAACAGGAAGTGCCATTCGAGGAGAGCAATTAACGGCATTGATGGTGGAGATTATTTTGACCGCCAATCCTAGGGGCACCGTTGTGGTCCCTGTGCATACTTCAAGTGCCGTCGAGCAAATTGCCCGCCGTCACGATGCCACCGTGATTCGAACTAAGGTCAACCCTACCGCTTTAATGGAAACCTGCTGGACCAACCCCAATGTGGTGTTAGGGGGCAGTGCTGATACGGGATTTATCTTCCCCCAGCTCCACCCCGGGTTTGATGCCATGTTTTCTATTGCCAAGCTGATTGAAATACTGACTTTGCAACAAAAATCTCTTGGGCAGCTCAAGGCCGATTTGCCCCGCATTTTTCATCGAACTCAAACTGTACGATGTCCTTGGAATCGTAAAGGGGCGCTGATGCGCTATTTAGTCGAGACCCACCCTGCTGAGACATTGGAACTCATTGATGGCGTTAAGGTCAAAGACCCAGCATCGGATAATTGGACATTAATCCTCCCCGATGCCAGCGAACCTCTAGTACATATTTTTGCCAATGGAGGCGATCGCGAGTGGGTTGATGCGACCTTAAGGGAGTATCGTCAGCGAATCCAAGAGTTTACTGAACGGGATCCGGATTTAGAAAACAATCTTGAGGAAAGCTGA